The genomic DNA CGCGCCTCGATTTCAGCCGCGCTGCAGCCCGCCGGAAAACCGATGCACTGAATGCCAAAACGGGTGAGCACGTGTTTGAGGAAGTAGTCGGTCCCTCCGTACAGCGGCTCGCTGTGCAGAATCACGTCGCCGGGGCTGAGCAGGGCGAACAGCGTCGTGCTGATCGCCGCCATGCCCGACTCGAACACCGCGGCGCTCTCGGCATCGTCCCAGAGGGTCAGGCGATCTTCGAGGATCTCGAGATCGGGGTTGTTCAACCGCGAGTAGATCAGCCCCAGGCTCTCGTTGCCCCGCGGCTCCCGCAGGCCATACGCGAGCTCGAAGAAACTCTTGCCCTCCTCCGCGCTCTTGAACACGAAGGTGCTGGTCTGAAAGATGGGGCACTTGAGCGAGCCCTCGCTCAGCTTCGGGTCGTAGCCGTAGCTCGACATCAGGCTCTCCGGGCGGAGCGCCTTGCCCTGAATGAACGCCTCGGGTTTCTTCGCTGACGTCATGTGGGTCTCACTTCGTCAGGGGTTTGCCGACCTTGAGCACGCTGCCGGTGGGCGACTTTGCGTCCGGAACCTTGCGCGGGAACGCGCGTGCGAGCGCGGCCTGCTCGGCCTTCGGGAGGTCGGGCCACAAACCCTGAGACGGTGTCTGCCACGAGGCCGCGGTGGGCGCGGTCTTGAACGACACGTGCAGGTGGTTGAAGTGCCAGACCCAGCTGCCGTCGTCGTTGGCCGTGACCATGATGGCCTTGCCCGTCGCAGCCTCGGAGCCGGTGATCAGCCCCTGTTTCTCCAGGTCGTCCATGGCTGCCTCGAGCGGTTGTTCGACCTTGGCTTCGGTGCCAATCACACGAATGCGCCCGGTTGCACCGAGCTTCGCGATGAACATCGCGGTGCGAGGCAGATCGACGATGTGCGTCGTCTCGGAGCCTGCGATGCACACGCCATAGGTCGCCGACGAAGTGCTGGTGTCCACACAGCTCCAGTCCTTGAGCGGTTTGTCGCAGCAGATCTGCCGGTACACCAGGTTGCCGTCGGTGCCCTGAACGTCGGGACGAATGTAATAAGACACGTCCATGTTGGCCCCGTTGTAGTGGGTGCCGTTGGGGTGACCTTCCGGCGTCGTTCCGTCGGGCATGCCGATGTCGCCGATGCTGAGGGGTTTGGTCCCCGGGAACGCCAGCTGCACGGAGTGAATGGCGTTGCGCACTGCCATGATGAGCTCACGTCGGGCCCACAGGCGCGCGCTCGAGGTGAAAGGCGGATTGCCGAATGCTGACAGCCCGTTCTTGAAAAACACACCATCGCCGACCCAGCTGTCCGCTGCGTTCGCCTCGGGGAACGGGATCAGCTTGGACGGATCGTGGCTGCCCTGGGAGTTGACGGCCGCACACTCGGCCGGGCTGAAGAGCAGCCCGCAGTCCGGTCCGTCCTGGTACTTGACCGTGCGCGCGACGAGGCCGTAGTTGTTCTCGGCGGCCAGCACGCTGCGTACGTGGAGGTAGGCCTTGGCGGAGCCGGGTTTGCCGAGCAGCGAGTAGACCTCGAGGTTGGTCGGGCCGACCGAGCCCTGGGAGTGGTAGAAATCCGGGTCCATCGTGGCGTCGTGCGTGATGGTCTCTTTGGCATCCGTGAGGTCGACGTCCAGATTGCCCGAAGCATGATTGGAGTCGATCCCGACGACGTAGATGGTGTCGTCCGCGCTCGGGGTCATCTCGAACCAGTCGGCATCACCGGCGCAGATCTGCAGTCCGCCCATGTCCTTTGCCGGCAGCGGTTTTGCTGCCGCCAATGTCTCGTTGGGCTCGAGCACAGTGTCCTTGCACACGAAGGGTGCACACACGCCGGCTTCGCAGACCTCACCCGAGGGGCAGTCTCCCTGGTGATTCTTCGGACTGCACTCGTGGGACACGTCGAGGCAGATGAGGCTCTTGGCGCCCTCGCGGCAACCGAAGTCCCCGGGGCAGTCCTGGTCCGAGTCACAGCCCGGGTAACACGCCTGGTACCACTTCGAGCTCTGGTCCTCGACCCACTGATACCCTGGGCGGCAGCTGCCCGCCTTGTCGTAGACGGCGATGCACCCGGAGCCTCCGCTGGTGAAGACCGCGCGGCACTCACTGCCCGCCGGGCAGCTGGTTGCAGTGCAGTTCGAGATCACGCAGTAGCCGCCGAGGAAGCCAGCCTGCTGAATACAAATGGCGTCAGCGCCACCCATGCACTGTTCATCGGCGCCGCAGGAACCACCCGGCGGGACGCTGCCGGTACCGGGCCAGCACACGTTCTTGTCGGTGCACTCGTAGCCCTCCGTCTCGCGGCAGTCCCCGTTCGTCGTGCAGCTCGCGACGCAGCGATCGACGCCGTCGCTGAAGCTCAGACAGCTCGAGCCCGTCGGGCAGCTGTTCTGAGTGCAGCCTTCGATCACACAGTAACCTCCCGGCAGCCCCTCTTCCTTCGGTGTCCAGCACACACCGTTCAGGCAGTCTTCATCGACCCAGCAAGGGCTCCCGGGTGCGGCGCCGGTTGGTCCCGAATCGACCGCGGCTTCGCCGCCCGCTCCGTCATCCCCGGCATCCGTTCCGCCGTCGGGGATCGTTTTGGATTTCGATCCCCCGTCGTCGCTGGAACAGCCCGACATGGGGAGGGCCACCGACCAGGCCGAGACGAGAAGAGCCGTTGCCGCGAAGATGGTGCTGGTTCGAAGCCGCATGAGAGTTTCGTCCTGTCCGCTCGCGAGGTGCGCGCCGTGGCTCGGCCGACGCTGCTTCTTGGCGAGCGGTCGGCGAGGCGCGCGGACTCTGCCAAATTGCGGGGCACCTGGCCACGGGCGCAGCTGCGCCGGCGCGGAGAAATTCCCACCCCGGATGGTCGCCGCCCGCCACTAGTCGGGTGATGCGCGGGAAATCATCACAATTTTCCCGCCCGAAACGCCGAGCAGCCGACACTTCCAGAGCCAAGCCGAGGTCGGCCGTGATGCCGCCGAGCTCAAGCCGGAGAAACATCATGAAAACGCTGCACACGCTCCGCACGCTGGTTCCCGCTCTCGCCACCACGGGTTTGCTCGCCTGGGGCTGTGCCGCCACGGACGACGTCGTCGCGACGGGGGATCCCAACTTCGACTCTGGTGTTGGCGGCGCCGCGGGCGGTGGCGGCGCAGCCGGAGCCGGCGGCGGTAGCGGCAACAGCGGCGGCAGCGACGCGGGCATCGACGTGAACGTGTCGGACGCACCGGTGACCGAGACCTGCGAGGCCGCGGCCAAGGCTGGCAGCACCTACGGCTGTGAATACTTCGCCCTGCAGGTCGACACCATCAACGACCCCAACGGTGGTTACGGCCTGCCTGGGGCTTGTTACGCGGTGTTCGTGGCGAACCGCGGACTCGGCCCGGTCAAGATCGAGGTGGACCGCGCCGGTCAGCAGTTCACCAACACCGACTTCATTCGCATCCCGGAGGGCCAGGGCAAGAACATCAACTACGCGCCCTACGACGCGGTCAACGGCCTGAAGCCGAACGACGTGGCGATCCTGTTTCTCTCCGAGGGCAACCCGCCGAAGAACATGAACTGCCCGGTGCCCACGGCGGTGAAGGCCGACACGGCAGTCCACGGCAGCGGAACCGGCACTGCGTTCCACATCAAGACCAGCGCGCCGGTCTCGGCGTACCAGATCTTCCCGTATGGCGGCGGCGCCGTGGCGGCGACGAGCGCGTCGTTGTTGATCCCGACCAGCGGCTGGGACGGTAACTACGTGGCCATCAACGCCTACAAACAGAGCACGGTCAGCCCGAAGTACGCGATGCCGTCTCTCGACATCGTGGCGCAAGAGGACGACACGACGGTCAAGATCAAACCCACGGTGGCGATCGAGGCCGGCGTCAACGTCGGCGCCACGGCGGCCGGGCAGGTCGCCGAGTTCAAGCTGAAGCGCGGTGAGTACGTGCAGTTCACGCAGGGCGGAGAGCTGACGGGCAGCGCAATTCAGGCCGACAAACCCATCGGGGTCTTCGGCGGCGCGACCTGCATCAACGTGCCCGTGGACAAGGACGCGTGCGACACGGCGCAGCAGCAGCTCTTGCCGGTCAAACAGCTCGGCCACGAGTACGTGTCGGTGCGTTACAAGGCGCGGCGTCTCGGGTTCGACCCGGTGGACGAGAGTGTGCCGTGGCGCATCGTGGGTGCGGTGGACGGCACGACCCTCTCCTACGAGCCTGCCGTCCCGAGCGGCGCGCCGCTGACGCTGAAACAAGGTGAGGTCGCCGAGTTCTGGACGAAGGATGCGTTCGTGGTGAAGAGCCAGGACGCGAGCCACCCGTTCTACGTCGGCGCCTACATGACGGGTGGCAACGCGTTCCTCGGTGAGGGGGATCCCGAGTGGGTCAACGTCGTCCCGACCGGCCAGTACCTGGACTCGTACGTGTTCTTCACCGACCCGTCCTATCCCGAGACGAGCCTGGTGGTGGTGCGGCAGAAGGACACAGGCGGCGCGTTCCAGGACGTCGAGCTCGAGTGCATGGGAGTGCTCAGCGACTGGAAGCCCCTCGGCAGCTACGAGTACACGCGGGTGACGCTGGTCACCGGCCAGTTCCAGGATCAGGGCAAGTGTTCGAACGGTCGCCAGTCGATGAAGAGCAAGGCGCCCTTCACCGCCACGGTCTGGGGTTGGGGCTCCGTGACCTTCGGCCCGACCGACGTGTACACGGCGTACGTCTCCTACGCCTACCCAGCTGGCATGGGCACGAAGCTGATCAACACGGTGGAGATCCCGGTGGTGAAGTAGCTGCCCCACTCGCGGCGCTGCGCGCCGCGGTCTCCCCCAAATCCGTGCTCGCGCCGGCGAAGACGCCGGCGCTGCGCGCGGATGGGGGAGACAGGTCGCTTCGGGCTTGGCGACTCACCGTGACCCGAGGGCAGGCGACGCGCCGTGCTCGTGTCTGCTCGCTTCGATGACGGCGTCGTTGAGCTTCCGCGCCGCTGGCTCCTGCCCGGCACCGCGGCCGGGCTCCGCCCATGTGGCGCACGACTCGCGCCAGGCGCCGTGCCCGCTCGTGTGGTCGTCACGAAAGCGGAAGGCGTGCGCGGGTCGCGAGGAATGAGGCGCCTGTCACGACTCCTGCGCCGTGAGTGGGCAAAGCCCGGCCGCGGTGCCGGACAGGAGGCGCCATGTCTTGGAAGATCACTCACTCGCAAGTCACCGAAGCTCGGGCACGCGCCATG from Myxococcales bacterium includes the following:
- a CDS encoding IgGFc-binding protein is translated as MKTLHTLRTLVPALATTGLLAWGCAATDDVVATGDPNFDSGVGGAAGGGGAAGAGGGSGNSGGSDAGIDVNVSDAPVTETCEAAAKAGSTYGCEYFALQVDTINDPNGGYGLPGACYAVFVANRGLGPVKIEVDRAGQQFTNTDFIRIPEGQGKNINYAPYDAVNGLKPNDVAILFLSEGNPPKNMNCPVPTAVKADTAVHGSGTGTAFHIKTSAPVSAYQIFPYGGGAVAATSASLLIPTSGWDGNYVAINAYKQSTVSPKYAMPSLDIVAQEDDTTVKIKPTVAIEAGVNVGATAAGQVAEFKLKRGEYVQFTQGGELTGSAIQADKPIGVFGGATCINVPVDKDACDTAQQQLLPVKQLGHEYVSVRYKARRLGFDPVDESVPWRIVGAVDGTTLSYEPAVPSGAPLTLKQGEVAEFWTKDAFVVKSQDASHPFYVGAYMTGGNAFLGEGDPEWVNVVPTGQYLDSYVFFTDPSYPETSLVVVRQKDTGGAFQDVELECMGVLSDWKPLGSYEYTRVTLVTGQFQDQGKCSNGRQSMKSKAPFTATVWGWGSVTFGPTDVYTAYVSYAYPAGMGTKLINTVEIPVVK